One Natator depressus isolate rNatDep1 chromosome 6, rNatDep2.hap1, whole genome shotgun sequence DNA window includes the following coding sequences:
- the LGALS3 gene encoding galectin-3 isoform X2 yields the protein MADGFSLSDALSGPGNTNPNAPPNQGWPAGPWGNQPAGPWAYPGAPGAYPGAPGAYPGAPGAYPGAPGAYSGAPGAYPGAPPTAPQVGPGFGSAPQPGGPTAPLRVPFDLPLQTGLVPRLLITIVGTVNPNPSRFSLDFKKGHDIAFHFNPRFNEENRQVIVCNSMIQNNWGKEERTSPRFPFEAGKPFKIHILCETDHFKVAVNDAHLLQYSYRMKNLNEITKLSIAGDISLTSVTPAMI from the exons ATGGCAGACGGTTTTTCT CTATCTGATGCCTTATCTGGACCCGGTAACACAAACCCAAATGCTCCTCCAAACCAAGGCTGGCCTGCTGGTCCCTGGGGAAATCAACCTGCTGGTCCTTGGGCCTATCCTGGGGCACCGGGGGCCTATCCTGGGGCACCGGGGGCCTATCCTGGGGCACCGGGGGCCTATCCTGGAGCACCGGGGGCGTATTCTGGAGCACCGGGGGCCTATCCTGGAGCACCTCCTACTGCTCCGCAAGTTGGACCTGGATTTGGATCTGCCCCTCAGCCAGGGGGACCTACTGCTCCACTG AGAGTCCCCTTTGACCTGCCCTTGCAGACCGGCCTCGTGCCTCGCTTGTTGATAACAATCGTGGGGACGGTGAATCCGAACCCCTCCAG ATTTTCACTGGATTTCAAGAAAGGGCATGACATCGCCTTCCACTTTAATCCCCGCTTCAACGAGGAAAACagacaagtcattgtctgtaatTCAATGATTCAGAATaactggggaaaggaggagagaacCTCACCCAGGTTTCCATTTGAAGCTGGCAAACCTTTTAAG ATCCACATCCTGTGTGAGACAGATCATTTCAAGGTCGCTGTCAACGATGCTCATTTGCTGCAGTACAGCTACCGGATGAAGAACCTGAATGAAATCACCAAACTCAGCATTGCTGGGGACATCTCTCTCACCAGTGTTACGCCCGCTATGATATGA